In Candidatus Desulfatibia profunda, the genomic window CTCAGCCAGCAAGCCTTGTATAACAGGTTGCGGGCGCATTCAATTTCCACAGCGCAGTCGGCCAGTTTAAAGGCTACAGCCTGGAATTTGCTGATGGGTTGTCCGAACTGGACCCGCTTTTTCGCATATTTCAGGGCGGTCTCATACGCTCCTTGGGCGCCGCCGAGCCCCATGGCGGCAATGGAAAGCCTTCCGCCGTCGAGCGTGGCAAGCATCTGGCGAAACCCGTCTCCTTTTTTGCCAAGGATGTTCTCCTTCGGAACCCTGACATCGTCGAAATAGAGCTCAGCGGTATTTGAAGCCCGCCACATCATTTTTCTGTGCATGGGAACGGCTTTAAATCCGGGCAGGCCGTGCTCGACCAAAAAACAGGTATACTCCGGCTTTCCGCTGGGGCGACTCCCGGTAACCGCTTGAACCGTAACCCCCATGGAAAGCTCGCAGGCAGCATTGGTTATAAAGATCTTGGATCCGTTCAGCACCCAGCCGTCACCGTCCGGTACCGCAGTGGTTTTACTGCCTCCGGCATCGGAACCGGCCGTCGGCTCGGTCAGACCGAAACCCCAGAGTGCTTCGCCGGCACACAGTTTTGGAAGATACTTGCGTTTCTGCTCCTCGGTACCGAAATAATAGATGGGGCCGATTCCCAGGGAGTTGCCGGCCGCAATGGTTGCGGCCTGGGAACCGTCCACCCGGGCAATTTCCTCCACGGCAATGGTGTAAGACATATAATCCATGCCCTGGCCTTCGTATGCTTCGGAAACAAACATTCCGAAAAGGCCGATTTCTCCCATCTTTTTGGTAAGCTCCTGGGAAAATTGCTCATTTTCATCCAGATCCAGCGCTACCGGCGCAATTTCGCTGCGGGCAAATTTCCGTACCTCTTTGCGGATCATTTCCTGCTCTTTTGTCAGCTCGAAATCCAAGGCAATCCTCCCTATCGCTGCCGCCACACCGGCTCGCGTTTTTCCAGAAAAGCCTCAATCCCTTCCCGGGCGTCCTCTGTAGCGCAGAGCGAGGCGAACAGGTCATCCATATAGTGAAGGGCCTGGTGGTAAGGTATTTCCGACATGCCGTAGATGCCCTCCTTTCCGGCGCGCACTGCCTGGGGACTTTTATGGACAAGTTTGGCGGCAAGTTCCATGGTTGCGGCTTCGAGTTCCTCAGGAGGAACGACCTTGTTTATTAAACCAAGCCGTTCGGCCTCCTTAGCGGAAAAAATGTCGCCGGTTAGGACCATTTCAAGGGCTTTTTTGCGGCCGACCAGACGCGTCAGAGGTACAGCCGGGCCCAGGCAGATCAAGCCCACGTTGATGGCGGTCGTCCCGAACTTTGCATTCTCGGCGGCCACAGCCAGATCACAGGCAAACACAAGACCGGCGCCATTGGCGACAGCAGCGCCCTTGACCGCAGCGATGACCGGTTTTTTCATGCGGGGAATGGTGTGGTAAAACTCATCCATCAATCCTATAAATTCCCTGAGCTCTTTAGGGCTTTTGTTTCGGAACTCCTTGAGGGAGATGCCGGTTGAGAAATGCTTGCCGGCCGCCTGGATTATTATGACCCGGACCTCGTCATCTTGATCCAGAGCCCGCAGGGCGGCATTCAATGCTCCGGCAAAGGGGACATTGAACGTGTTCATCTCTTCAGCTCGATTCAGGGTGATGATCCCGATCATGTCCTTTTTATCCACAAGAATCAGTTTGTTTTCCATGACATACACTCCTTTGTTTGAGTTTTTAAACCATAAAATGATCACCCTAAGGGGCGGGGCGGCGGCTCAAATAATGACTGACAGGTATCATACCATAATTTAGCGGAAGGTTAAAAATATTTCTGTTGATTTTCGTTATTTCGTTGAGCGAGCGCTCGGTCACAATATGAAACTGTCTACATATCGCCGCCCGATTTGTCAACATCTTTCTTATATCCCGAATATGGCTAACAATTATTATTTCTTGAATATCAGATAGTTTTACTGACAAACCCCTCTGATTTCGATGCCGGCAAATAGTGATGCGTTCCAGACAAAGACTTGACAAACAAAATCGATACATGCTATTCAAAAAGTGAACGAGCGCTCAATCAGCATAGCGATAATGATGGAACATTCCCAGCAAACAAAAGATATACCGACCAAAATTAAAAATCCCGACCTTGTCAAACGGCGGCATCGTCAGATTGTGGATGCCGCTGTTCAACTGTTTATCAAGCAGGGATTTCACAAAACCACAACCCGGCAGATCGCCCGCGCCACCGGGTTCTCCATCGGTTCGCTGTATGAATACATAACATCCAAAGAGGACATCCTGTATCTGGTATGCGACGCCATTCATGCCGAAGTCGAACGGGGCGTCTCGGAAGCCATGGCCCGTGCAACCGGCGGCCGAAATTCTCTGTCCGAGGCGATCAGGGAATATTTTCTGGTATGCAACCGCATGAGTGATCATATCCTCCTGATTTACCAGGAAACCCAATCGCTACCACCACAGTGGCGCAAAAAGGTGCTTGAAAACGAAGTCCGCATTACCGGTATTTTTGTCAAAGTGCTGGCGCATCTGATTTCAACCGGCAATCTGCCTTTTCTGAGCGATCGTTCCATTGAGCTTATCGCCCACAATATTTCCGTTCTGGGGCATATGTGGACGTTCCGGCGCTGGTTTCTCGCCCGCCACTACAGTATTGAAGACTATATCGCGTTGCAAACCGACTTTATTTTAGGAATATCAAGGTGAAACCAGATGCGGGAATTGAAAGTGGGATTTTAATCCGATTAGAGTAAAATCTACACAGGAGGGGGCATGGGTGCTGCAATCGACGTAAAAAATCCCAAACATGATATCCGGGTTGTTACGGCCACATCACTTTTTGACGGACATGACGCTTCCATCAATATCATACGCAGAATCCTCCAGGACTGCGGGGCGGAAGTCATTCACCTGGGGCATAACCGCTCCGTTCGGGAAATCGTGGATGCCGCCATCCAGGAGGATGTTCAGGGGATCGCCATATCGAGTTACCAGGGCGGGCACATTGAATTTTTCAAATACATTGTAGACCTTTTAAACGAATCCGGTGTTTCTCATATCAAGGTTTTCGGCGGCGGCGGCGGTGTGATCGTACCCAAAGAAATCAAAGAACTGGAAACCTACGGCGTCACCAAGATATATTCCCCCGAGGACGGCGCCAGAATGGGACTCCAGGGCATGATTAACCACATGCTCAAACATATGGACTTTTCCACCGTTCAAACCGAAGAAAAGTTTGATTTCAACAACCTCTCTGTTGACAATAAATTCTTGGTAGCCAACCTGATTACGGCGGTTGAACAGGCCAAGGCCCGGGAAAACGGGCATCTGGCCAGGCTCAGATCCGAAATTTCAAAAAAGATCGGAAACCGCAAAATTCCGGTGATCGGTATTACCGGAACCGGCGGTGCCGGCAAATCGTCCCTGACCGATGAACTGATTCTAAGAGTTCTTCGTGACACCAAGGAGTTGAATCTGGCTGTTATCAGTTGTGATCCTTCGCGACGCAAAACCGGCGGAGCGCTTTTAGGTGACAGGATCCGCATGAACGCCATCGACAATCCGAGGGTTTACATGCGCAGCCTGGCGACCCGGCGCTCACAGACCGAAATTCCTCTCGTGCTGGCTGATGCCGTTAACGTCATCAAGGCGGCCGGATTCGACCTGATCATTGCAGAGACAGCCGGCATTGGACAGGGCGACTCAAGCATTATCGATCTGGTGGACATGTCGGTCTATGTCATGACCAGTGAGTTCGGCGCGGCTTCCCAGCTCGAAAAGATCGACATGCTCGACTTTGCCGATCTGATCGTCGTCAACAAGTATGAAAAGCGGGGCGGTGAAGATGCCGTGCGCGACGTCAGAAAGCAGGTACAGCGCAACCGCAAAGCGTGGGACCGGTCACCAAAAGAGATGCCTGTCTTTGGGACCATTGCCTCCAAATTCAATGACGACGGCGTTACCGCTTTGTATCATTGTGTTCTGGATACCTTGGCTGCCAAAACCGGAATCCGGTTCGAATCTAAGTTGCCAAGGACCGATCATCGCACCTCGACAGCCAAAACCATCATTATCCCGCCGGAACGCACCCGCTACCTTTCCGACATCGCAGACACGATCAGAGATTATCACCGCAAGACCCGCAGCCAGGCGGATCTGGTACGCAAAGTCTGGCATTTGAAAGAAACCGCCAAAGCCATTGGCAGTGACGATCTTAAAGGCGATGGGTCCGAGCTTTTGATGCGGCTCAAAGCGGAAATCGCCAAAGCCGAAAGTTTACTTGACAAGGAAACCGCGCATCTTTTGAACGAATGGAAAACGATCAAGGAAACTTACAGCAAAGACGAACTCGTCTATCAGGTTCGAGACCGCGAAATCAGGGTCCCGCTGTATCATCGCTCACTGGCACAGACCAGGATTCCAAAGATTGTCCTGCCTTGGTACAAGGACCCCGGTGAAATCTACACCTGGCTCAGGGAAGAAAATGTACCGGGGCGCTTTCCATTTACCGCCGGAGTTTTTCCGCTCAGACGTGTTGACGAAGATCCGACCCGGATGTTCGCCGGGGAAGGCGACCCTGCCAGAACCAACAACAGGTTCAAGCTCCTGTCGGAAAATTACGACGCCAAACGCCTTTCAACGGCCTTTGATTCTGTGACCCTGTACGGCTATGATCCGGACCGGCGTCCGGATATTTATGGCAAGGTAGGCACTTCCGGCGTCAGCATATGCACCCTAGACGACGTCAAAGTTCTGTATGACGGCTTCAACCTGTGTGCACCCAATACATCCGTTTCCATGACCATCAACGGCCCCGCGCCCATCATACTGGCCATGTTTTTAAACACCGCCATCGATCAGCAAATCGATGCCTTTAGATCGGAAAACAAACGTGAACCTAGCGAACACGAAACCAGCGACATCCGCTCCAAGGTACTGGCCAACGTGCGCGGCACCGTCCAGGCCGACATTCTGAAAGAGGACCAGGGCCAGAATACCTGTATCTTCTCGATCGAATTTGCATTGAAAATGATGGGAGATATCCAGGAATACTTCATCAAAAACCATGTGCGTAATTTCTATTCGGTTTCCATCTCGGGGTACCACATCGCCGAAGCCGGCGCCAACCCGATTACCCAGCTGGCTCTTACCCTGGCCAACGGATTTACCTATGTGGAATATTACCTGTCGCGGGGCATGCCCATCGACAGCTTTGCACCCAACCTGTCCTTCTTTTTTTCCAAC contains:
- a CDS encoding acyl-CoA dehydrogenase family protein, yielding MDFELTKEQEMIRKEVRKFARSEIAPVALDLDENEQFSQELTKKMGEIGLFGMFVSEAYEGQGMDYMSYTIAVEEIARVDGSQAATIAAGNSLGIGPIYYFGTEEQKRKYLPKLCAGEALWGFGLTEPTAGSDAGGSKTTAVPDGDGWVLNGSKIFITNAACELSMGVTVQAVTGSRPSGKPEYTCFLVEHGLPGFKAVPMHRKMMWRASNTAELYFDDVRVPKENILGKKGDGFRQMLATLDGGRLSIAAMGLGGAQGAYETALKYAKKRVQFGQPISKFQAVAFKLADCAVEIECARNLLYKACWL
- a CDS encoding enoyl-CoA hydratase/isomerase family protein — translated: MENKLILVDKKDMIGIITLNRAEEMNTFNVPFAGALNAALRALDQDDEVRVIIIQAAGKHFSTGISLKEFRNKSPKELREFIGLMDEFYHTIPRMKKPVIAAVKGAAVANGAGLVFACDLAVAAENAKFGTTAINVGLICLGPAVPLTRLVGRKKALEMVLTGDIFSAKEAERLGLINKVVPPEELEAATMELAAKLVHKSPQAVRAGKEGIYGMSEIPYHQALHYMDDLFASLCATEDAREGIEAFLEKREPVWRQR
- a CDS encoding TetR/AcrR family transcriptional regulator gives rise to the protein MMEHSQQTKDIPTKIKNPDLVKRRHRQIVDAAVQLFIKQGFHKTTTRQIARATGFSIGSLYEYITSKEDILYLVCDAIHAEVERGVSEAMARATGGRNSLSEAIREYFLVCNRMSDHILLIYQETQSLPPQWRKKVLENEVRITGIFVKVLAHLISTGNLPFLSDRSIELIAHNISVLGHMWTFRRWFLARHYSIEDYIALQTDFILGISR
- a CDS encoding methylmalonyl-CoA mutase family protein, which codes for MGAAIDVKNPKHDIRVVTATSLFDGHDASINIIRRILQDCGAEVIHLGHNRSVREIVDAAIQEDVQGIAISSYQGGHIEFFKYIVDLLNESGVSHIKVFGGGGGVIVPKEIKELETYGVTKIYSPEDGARMGLQGMINHMLKHMDFSTVQTEEKFDFNNLSVDNKFLVANLITAVEQAKARENGHLARLRSEISKKIGNRKIPVIGITGTGGAGKSSLTDELILRVLRDTKELNLAVISCDPSRRKTGGALLGDRIRMNAIDNPRVYMRSLATRRSQTEIPLVLADAVNVIKAAGFDLIIAETAGIGQGDSSIIDLVDMSVYVMTSEFGAASQLEKIDMLDFADLIVVNKYEKRGGEDAVRDVRKQVQRNRKAWDRSPKEMPVFGTIASKFNDDGVTALYHCVLDTLAAKTGIRFESKLPRTDHRTSTAKTIIIPPERTRYLSDIADTIRDYHRKTRSQADLVRKVWHLKETAKAIGSDDLKGDGSELLMRLKAEIAKAESLLDKETAHLLNEWKTIKETYSKDELVYQVRDREIRVPLYHRSLAQTRIPKIVLPWYKDPGEIYTWLREENVPGRFPFTAGVFPLRRVDEDPTRMFAGEGDPARTNNRFKLLSENYDAKRLSTAFDSVTLYGYDPDRRPDIYGKVGTSGVSICTLDDVKVLYDGFNLCAPNTSVSMTINGPAPIILAMFLNTAIDQQIDAFRSENKREPSEHETSDIRSKVLANVRGTVQADILKEDQGQNTCIFSIEFALKMMGDIQEYFIKNHVRNFYSVSISGYHIAEAGANPITQLALTLANGFTYVEYYLSRGMPIDSFAPNLSFFFSNGMDPEYTVIGRVARRIWAVALKQKYGGSVRSQMLKYHIQTSGRSLHSQDIQFNDIRTTLQALCAIYDNCNSLHTNAFDEAITTPSHESVRRALAIQLIINREWGLAKNENMYQGSFVVDELMRLVEEAVLMAFDRITERGGVLGAMETGYQRSKIQEESIYYENLKHSGELPIIGVNTFRDPDANLEQLAECVELARATEGEKKSQLARLEAFKKRHEEQAPAALERLQKTALSGGNIFAELMEAVKVCSLGQITQALYDVGGRYRRNM